From a single Lytechinus pictus isolate F3 Inbred unplaced genomic scaffold, Lp3.0 scaffold_19, whole genome shotgun sequence genomic region:
- the LOC129259954 gene encoding polypeptide N-acetylgalactosaminyltransferase 10-like: MNIFRIRTRRTVRFLIVFIVVCVLMYAFLSSKPAISDKGQNIPREDDGDSHLKLNAPGDQNKHWKEERHFEENKEAVNDPVNFAAGEHELKRRDWYDSRAMENDKLRTGPGERGMAVKLTPDMKKTEKKDTSANGFNERVSDMISLDRALPDIRNQRCKEITYLAKLPNVSVIIPFHNEALSTLKRTVHSVFNRSPPELIHEIILVDDYSDRAYLKGPLDDYMSGFPKVKIIRLDKRQGLIRTRLLGAKPATGEVVLFLDSHCEANYNWLPPLLGKS, translated from the exons ATGAACATATTTAGGATTCGAACACGACGGACTGTCCGTTTTCTCATTGTATTTATAGTTGTGTGCGTGTTGATGTATGCTTTCTTAAGCTCAAAGCCAGCAATTAGTGATAAGGGACAAAACATTCCACGAGAAGATGATGGTGACTCACATCTAAAACTCAATGCTCCTGGGGACCAAAATAAACATTGGAAAGAAGAAAGACATTTTGAAGAA AACAAAGAGGCAGTGAATGACCCAGTAAACTTTGCTGCTGGTGAACATGAGCTTAAAAGAAGAGACTGGTATGATTCCAGAGCAATGGAAAATGACAAGCTAAGAACAG GTCCTGGCGAAAGGGGCATGGCAGTAAAGTTGACTCCAGACATGAAGAAAACTGAGAAGAAAGACACGAGTGCTAATGGTTTTAATGAAAGGGTCAGTGATATGATCTCACTTGACAGAGCGCTACCAGACATCAGAAACCAAAG GTGTAAGGAAATCACCTATCTTGCCAAGCTGCCCAACGTCAGTGTCATTATCCCGTTCCATAATGAAGCCCTCTCCACCCTGAAGCGAACCGTTCACAGCGTCTTCAATCGCTCCCCTCCAGAACTCATTCATGAGATAATCTTAGTGGATGATTACAGTGATAGAG CTTATTTAAAAGGACCCCTGGATGACTACATGTCTGGGTTTCCTAAGGTGAAGATTATCCGCTTAGACAAGAGACAAGGTCTGATCAGGACCAGACTGCTAGGTGCCAAGCCTGCTACAGGAGAGGTGGTACTCTTCCTTGATTCTCATTGTGAGGCAAACTACAACTGGCTACCACCATTATTAGGTAAGTCTTAA